A part of Entelurus aequoreus isolate RoL-2023_Sb linkage group LG10, RoL_Eaeq_v1.1, whole genome shotgun sequence genomic DNA contains:
- the si:ch211-132b12.7 gene encoding CLOCK-interacting pacemaker isoform X1, producing MVKEELRLSERGCHPPSSKNAKDKSNSLTLKAMRQAKDTDDRRERGCCSEKDSGYSDNGSDWQQTDVEDQQSIKSQSREGAVVPPSHHGQDAGKGKTGNSSRIPRGQPIQPIYIINNVVLKQQPESIQKNGRLLWRNGLSEAAGSGSTNMILFQQPSLMPTALHLHKPSSQKNNHATYLPILNSYPRIAPHPSKNPPDKTLSNDQVQNLRKRVCTERKGYLKAVAALEQPCSSSSSSPSSSPAAASSCKSPPSPSSSSSVLTSRGPQRNGAGSTRHRRFLNTAEILRQSGLLDITLRTKELLRQSYATEREIAELREHTELLCQAADCGTAATWQSVHRTMAESSYYPSLKNLQHFQSASQLDSSGCCGDAVDIPRQNCEAEA from the exons ATGGTGAAAGAGGAGCTTCGGTTGAGCGAGCGTGGTTGTCATCCTCCGAGCAGCAAGAATGCCAAAGACAAGAGCAACAGTTTGACTCTAAAGGCGATGCGCCAGGCTAAGGACACGGACGACCGCCGCGAACGAGGCTGCTGCTCAGAAAAAGACTCTGGCTACTCTG ACAATGGCTCCGACTGGCAGCAGACGGACGTGGAGGATCAGCAGAGCATTAAAAGTCAGTCCAGAGAGGGCGCTGTGGTGCCGCCGTCCCATCACGGCCAAGATGCTGGGAAaggaaaaactgggaattcttcacGGATACCAAGAGGCCAACCCATCCAGCCAATCTACATCATCAACAACGTAGTACTTAAGCAG CAGCCAGAAAGCATCCAGAAAAATGGCAGGCTGCTGTGGAGAAATGGTCTGAGTGAGGCGGCAGGCTCTGGCAGCACAAATATGATCCTCTTCCAGCAGCCCAGCCTGATGCCGACCGCACTCCATCTCCACAAGCCCTCGTCTCAGAAGAACAACCACGCGACCTACTTGCCCATCCTCAACTCCTACCCCCGCATCGCACCGCACCCTAGCAAGAATCCGCCGGATAAGACCTTGTCCAACGACCAGGTGCAGAATTTGAGGAAGAGGGTGTGCACAGAACGCAAGGGGTACCTCAAAGCCGTGGCCGCCTTGGAGCAGCCATGTTCATCGTCATCATCTTCACCCTCCTCCAGTCCTGCTGCAGCCTCCTCTTGCAAGAGTCCTCCTTCTCCATCCTCCAGCTCCTCGGTCCTCACCAGCCGGGGGCCTCAGAGAAACGGCGCGGGCAGCACTCGCCACCGCCGCTTCCTCAACACGGCGGAGATCCTGCGTCAGTCGGGCTTGCTGGACATCACGCTCCGCACCAAAGAGCTGCTGCGCCAGAGCTACGCCACCGAGCGGGAGATCGCCGAGCTGCGCGAGCACACTGAGCTGCTCTGCCAGGCCGCTGATTGCGGCACCGCCGCCACCTGGCAGAGCGTGCACAGGACCATGGCCGAGTCCAGCTACTATCCCAGCCTGAAAAACCTGCAACATTTCCAATCGGCGTCTCAACTGGATTCATCTGGCTGTTGTGGAGATGCTGTGGACATACCAAGACAGAACTGTGAGGCAGAAGCGTGA
- the si:ch211-132b12.7 gene encoding CLOCK-interacting pacemaker isoform X2, protein MVKEELRLSERGCHPPSSKNAKDKSNSLTLKAMRQAKDTDDRRERGCCSEKDSGYSDNGSDWQQTDVEDQQSIKSQSREGAVVPPSHHGQDAGKGKTGNSSRIPRGQPIQPIYIINNVVLKQPESIQKNGRLLWRNGLSEAAGSGSTNMILFQQPSLMPTALHLHKPSSQKNNHATYLPILNSYPRIAPHPSKNPPDKTLSNDQVQNLRKRVCTERKGYLKAVAALEQPCSSSSSSPSSSPAAASSCKSPPSPSSSSSVLTSRGPQRNGAGSTRHRRFLNTAEILRQSGLLDITLRTKELLRQSYATEREIAELREHTELLCQAADCGTAATWQSVHRTMAESSYYPSLKNLQHFQSASQLDSSGCCGDAVDIPRQNCEAEA, encoded by the exons ATGGTGAAAGAGGAGCTTCGGTTGAGCGAGCGTGGTTGTCATCCTCCGAGCAGCAAGAATGCCAAAGACAAGAGCAACAGTTTGACTCTAAAGGCGATGCGCCAGGCTAAGGACACGGACGACCGCCGCGAACGAGGCTGCTGCTCAGAAAAAGACTCTGGCTACTCTG ACAATGGCTCCGACTGGCAGCAGACGGACGTGGAGGATCAGCAGAGCATTAAAAGTCAGTCCAGAGAGGGCGCTGTGGTGCCGCCGTCCCATCACGGCCAAGATGCTGGGAAaggaaaaactgggaattcttcacGGATACCAAGAGGCCAACCCATCCAGCCAATCTACATCATCAACAACGTAGTACTTAAGCAG CCAGAAAGCATCCAGAAAAATGGCAGGCTGCTGTGGAGAAATGGTCTGAGTGAGGCGGCAGGCTCTGGCAGCACAAATATGATCCTCTTCCAGCAGCCCAGCCTGATGCCGACCGCACTCCATCTCCACAAGCCCTCGTCTCAGAAGAACAACCACGCGACCTACTTGCCCATCCTCAACTCCTACCCCCGCATCGCACCGCACCCTAGCAAGAATCCGCCGGATAAGACCTTGTCCAACGACCAGGTGCAGAATTTGAGGAAGAGGGTGTGCACAGAACGCAAGGGGTACCTCAAAGCCGTGGCCGCCTTGGAGCAGCCATGTTCATCGTCATCATCTTCACCCTCCTCCAGTCCTGCTGCAGCCTCCTCTTGCAAGAGTCCTCCTTCTCCATCCTCCAGCTCCTCGGTCCTCACCAGCCGGGGGCCTCAGAGAAACGGCGCGGGCAGCACTCGCCACCGCCGCTTCCTCAACACGGCGGAGATCCTGCGTCAGTCGGGCTTGCTGGACATCACGCTCCGCACCAAAGAGCTGCTGCGCCAGAGCTACGCCACCGAGCGGGAGATCGCCGAGCTGCGCGAGCACACTGAGCTGCTCTGCCAGGCCGCTGATTGCGGCACCGCCGCCACCTGGCAGAGCGTGCACAGGACCATGGCCGAGTCCAGCTACTATCCCAGCCTGAAAAACCTGCAACATTTCCAATCGGCGTCTCAACTGGATTCATCTGGCTGTTGTGGAGATGCTGTGGACATACCAAGACAGAACTGTGAGGCAGAAGCGTGA